The sequence GCTTCGAGGGTGCATTGCCCAGTGCCCCCAGCGACCTCGACACGGCCCCTTACGAGATAAGGCAAGAGCAGGTGAACACCGGGCAATGGGGCACCCTCAACTACGCCCGCCATTTCCGCGAGATTCTGGTGCAGCCCAGCGGCCTGCCTGCCAGCCGACTGATCGTGGGCGAGACCATCACCCCCAGCGGCCACTGGAGCACCTATCCGCCCCACAAACACGAGGAGAACAGGGGGCCGGAGAAATTCCACGAGGAGATGTACTACTTCCGCGTCTCCAGTCCCGAGGGCTGGGGGCTGACCCGGCATTACAGCCCGGAACGCGGCTACGACGAAACCTATACCGTGAAGGACGACACCCTGCTGTCCATTCCACACGGCTACCACACCTACACCAGTGCGCCGGGCTACCAGAGTTACTACCTGTGGTTCCTGGCCGGGGATGGCCGCACCCAGGGCGCGAAACTCGACCCGGATGTCGGCTGGGTGCAGAAGACCGTGGGGATGATGTG is a genomic window of Deinococcus reticulitermitis containing:
- the iolB gene encoding 5-deoxy-glucuronate isomerase, whose protein sequence is MTYFHTVPQGNGLQTVQDEACQLLHFAKLTLETGETHSGQSGGRELSLVALSGKARVQVGETVFDSVGGRANVFAGLPHSVYIPRGQSYTVTALTRFEGALPSAPSDLDTAPYEIRQEQVNTGQWGTLNYARHFREILVQPSGLPASRLIVGETITPSGHWSTYPPHKHEENRGPEKFHEEMYYFRVSSPEGWGLTRHYSPERGYDETYTVKDDTLLSIPHGYHTYTSAPGYQSYYLWFLAGDGRTQGAKLDPDVGWVQKTVGMM